A region of the Massilia sp. erpn genome:
TCCACGTTGGCGGGCGTGCGCCAGGTCTCGATCGGGCAGCGGATGCGGAACAGCGCGGCGTTGCCGTCAATCGTGCAATCGATCAGCTCCGATTGCGTGGCCAGCTGCTGGGCCACGCCGCGCAGCGGCAGGTGGGCAGCCAGCAGCGGCCAGTTGCCGTCCCAGTTCAGCTCAGGAACGGGGGTGATCACATATTCATAAGGCGGCTTTGCTGGCGCTGCCTGGCGCGGCGCGACGGCTGCAGCGGCAGGCGCCTCGTCATAGCCGAGATGCGAAGGGCCGGCCGGCATGGCGGAATCGTCGGAGAATTCCGTTACCCAGGGCGGCAGATCGTCTTCCCCGGATTGCTGGCGCGCCGGGGCGCGTGGCGCTGCCTGCGGCGCGGCTGGCGCAGCGGACGGCATCATGGCTGGCGCGGCGGACTGCGGCGCCGCTTGCGCAGGCGCTTCCATCACGGCGGCGCCGGCGGACGCATCGTCCCAAGGCGCGGCGGCGCGGGCAAGCGGTACACCACCCTGCCCGCCCGGCGCGTCTTCCCACGGCGCGGGGCGCGCAGCCGACGGTTGCGGGGCAGCGCTAAAGCCGCCGGCCGACGGTGCCGGCGCAGCGCTTGGCGCTGGTGCCGGAGCAAAGGCCGGAGCGGCTGGCGCTGGCGCGGCGGCTGGCGCATCGTTTTCCAGCGGCGCAGTTTTCATTGGCGGCCGCGCACCAGTGCGGGCAGCCGTGGCGGCGCGGGCCGCTTCCAGTGCCGCATTGATGGCGGCGCGCGCGGGACTCAGCGGCGCGGCGGCGGCAGCCGGACGGGCTGCGGGCGCGGCAGCCGGCTGTTGCTGCAGCGGCTGGGCATGGCTCTGCGCTGCAGCCGGCGGCGTCATCGGAATCGGCGCTGCCGCCACCGGCGCTTGCGGCATGGGCGCGCCAGCGGCCGCGCCATACGCGGGCGCATCGCCGGCCGCGGGCTGGGAAGCGGCGGCCATCGCGGCGGCGGCCGGATTCGGAATCACGCTGGCGTGGCTGACGGTGGAGACCGATGCCGCGCGCGCCGGCATGCCCGCAGCGGCTGCGGCGGCACGGGCCGGATTCGCGCCGGACGGACGAGCCGCTACCGGGGCAGCGGCCGGTACGCCGTCTGCCCCGCCGATGCCGGGCCGAAAGGCAAGCATGCGTAACAGGGTCATGGAGAAACCGGCATATTCATCGGGCGCCAGGCCCAGCTCATTGCGGCCATGGACGGCGATCTGATAATAGAGCTGCACTTCTTCCGCATCGAAAGCGCCGGCCAGGCGCACGATGTCGGCATACTCCGGCAAGTCTTCCGGCACGGCCGCCGGCACGGTCTGCGCCAGAGCGATCCGGTGCAGCAAAGTACCCAGATCCTGCAAGGCGCCGTTGTACGACAGGCTGCGCGTGGCCATTTCATCGGCCACCGCCATCAAGTCGG
Encoded here:
- the dnaX gene encoding DNA polymerase III subunit gamma/tau produces the protein MSYQVLARKYRPRNFETLVGQEHVVRALTHALHSGRLHHAYLFTGTRGVGKTTLSRILAKSLNCVGPDGTGGITATPCGVCEACTAIDGGRFVDYIEMDAASNRGVDEMAQLLEQAVYAPSNARFKVYMIDEVHMLTNHAFNSMLKTLEEPPEHVKFILATTDPQKIPVTVLSRCLQFNLKQMPPGHIVGHLENILGQENVSFEHPALRLLAQGAHGSMRDALSLTDQAIAYAAGAVTLDAVQGMLGALDQSYLIRLLDALSKQDGADLMAVADEMATRSLSYNGALQDLGTLLHRIALAQTVPAAVPEDLPEYADIVRLAGAFDAEEVQLYYQIAVHGRNELGLAPDEYAGFSMTLLRMLAFRPGIGGADGVPAAAPVAARPSGANPARAAAAAAGMPARAASVSTVSHASVIPNPAAAAMAAASQPAAGDAPAYGAAAGAPMPQAPVAAAPIPMTPPAAAQSHAQPLQQQPAAAPAARPAAAAAPLSPARAAINAALEAARAATAARTGARPPMKTAPLENDAPAAAPAPAAPAFAPAPAPSAAPAPSAGGFSAAPQPSAARPAPWEDAPGGQGGVPLARAAAPWDDASAGAAVMEAPAQAAPQSAAPAMMPSAAPAAPQAAPRAPARQQSGEDDLPPWVTEFSDDSAMPAGPSHLGYDEAPAAAAVAPRQAAPAKPPYEYVITPVPELNWDGNWPLLAAHLPLRGVAQQLATQSELIDCTIDGNAALFRIRCPIETWRTPANVEKLTAALAERFQRVVRVESETGAVWYTTSAEAQAHREACQRAAEATVASDPFVKSMIREFGAFIVPGSIVAPQTPAH